The following coding sequences lie in one Sorghum bicolor cultivar BTx623 chromosome 6, Sorghum_bicolor_NCBIv3, whole genome shotgun sequence genomic window:
- the LOC110436681 gene encoding senescence-specific cysteine protease SAG39-like — protein MVTSKAFLLAILGCASLCSSVLAARELSDAAMVERHENWMVEYGRVYKDAAEKARRFQVFKDNVAFVESFNTNKNNKFWLGVNQFADLTTEEFKANKGFKPTAEKVPTTGFKYENLSVSALPTAVDWRTKGAVTPIKNQGQCGCCWAFSAVAAMEGIVKLSTGNLISLSEQELVDCDTHSMDEGCEGGWMDSAFEFVIKNGGLATESNYPYKAVDGKCKGGSKSAATIKGHEDVPVNNEAALMKAVANQPVSVAVDASDRTFMLYSGGVMTGSCGTELDHGIAAIGYGMESDGTKYWILKNSWGTTWGEKGFLRMEKDITDKRGMCGLAMKPSYPTE, from the exons ATGGTCACCTCCAAGGCTTTCCTCCTTGCCATCCTTGGTTGTGCCAGCTTATGCAGTTCTGTCCTAGCTGCTCGTGAGCTGAGCGATGCGGCCATGGTCGAAAGGCACGAGAATTGGATGGTTGAGTATGGCCGTGTCTACAAAGATGCGGCTGAGAAGGCGCGGCGTTTTCAGGTGTTCAAGGATAATGTAGCATTCGTCGAGTCATTCAATACCAATAAGAACAACAAGTTCTGGCTTGGTGTCAACCAGTTTGCTGACTTGACCACTGAAGAGTTCAAAGCAAACAAAGGTTTCAAACCAACAGCAGAAAAGGTTCCAACAACTGGATTCAAGTATGAGAACTTGAGTGTCAGCGCACTTCCGACAGCTGTGGATTGGAGGACCAAGGGAGCTGTCACACCTATCAAGAACCAAGGCCAATGTG GTTGCTGCTGGGCATTCTCGGCTGTAGCTGCCATGGAGGGCATTGTGAAGCTGAGCACCGGCAACCTCATCTCGCTCTCTGAGCAAGAACTAGTGGACTGTGACACCCACAGCATGGACGAGGGTTGCGAGGGTGGCTGGATGGACAGTGCCTTTGAGTTTGTCATAAAAAATGGAGGCCTCGCCACGGAGTCCAACTACCCATACAAGGCAGTAGACGGCAAGTGCAAGGGCGGATCAAAGAGTGCCGCAACCATCAAAGGTCACGAGGACGTTCCGGTTAACAACGAGGCTGCACTCATGAAGGCCGTGGCCAATCAACCCGTATCTGTTGCTGTTGATGCGAGTGACAGGACTTTTATGTTGTATTCTGGTGGTGTGATGACCGGCTCCTGCGGCACTGAGCTGGATCATGGGATCGCTGCCATTGGATATGGCATGGAGAGTGATGGCACAAAGTATTGGATTCTAAAAAATTCATGGGGAACCACATGGGGAGAGAAGGGATTTCTAAGAATGGAGAAGGACATTACAGACAAACGTGGAATGTGTGGCCTTGCCATGAAGCCTTCCTATCCTACTGAGTAG